The following are from one region of the Siniperca chuatsi isolate FFG_IHB_CAS linkage group LG21, ASM2008510v1, whole genome shotgun sequence genome:
- the zgc:158376 gene encoding F-box/LRR-repeat protein 19 isoform X1 has translation MSGSKALGGGAGGGARRRRTRCRRCQACMRTECGECHFCKDMKKFGGPGRMKQSCLLRQCTAPVLPHTAVCFACGEAGKEDTVDSEEEKFSLSLMECTICNEIIHPSCLKMGKAEGIINDEIPNCWECPKCHKEGKTSKDQADGSGKRRLDNGEVGRWKLTDDPPPKKKAPPSLEEGGRTEGGHKRKKEKELPQDSGPKKKMKGAHEKRLKKKPKQEAVESNGPTSSAGGGAGGTQGSSTTATSSQPGGGGAGGGGAGGTSSADQRSHHREKLERFKRMCLLERRPESSSSSSSSSESDSESDSDDSLRGEQAGGGSSPSSSSPAPPPPVVYGNSSGGRAERERSRSERERERERERRLAELGFSASEESEGEGGRGEEEAREEEQGGGEKARRRGGGGEAGLPPRGRKGGLLEGEEEDTPTSDRTRKNSASLPPPSPLSSNQMPPSSQHDGFTGKQRSNGQEARNGRTRGGTGGGREGGEKENASGVLTNHRHSGGGGGGTKGSRGNKIRSNSKNQTSRNTSSSSSSIPTSNGGGGGGGLMMSAMAASPCSQPSRLAPRSQMMKRSPPAVPSPPRPVQMERHLVRPPPTCPEPSCLPLDSGSSHIMTRDVWLRVFTHLSQRELCVCMRVCRTWSRWCCDKRLWTQIDLSRQRSITPPMLSGIIRRQPVSLNLGYTNISKKQLMWLINRLQGLLELNVSGCPWPAVSALCQAICPCLKLLDLSRVEDLKDSHLRELLAPPPDTRTAHGETRVGRFQNVTELRLAGLDLSDASSRLLVRYVPHLTRLDLSQCGNVTDQTVHTLTSPISPLRESLTHINLAGCVKVTEQCVPLLRRCPSLRSCSLLSSETGQLLSFPSHTSSSTSTSSSSSSATTAVAASSSSSSTSASSSSCPSEDRTLLKNS, from the exons ATGTCGGGCAGTAAGGCGCTGGGCGGGGGGGCTGGCGGGGGGGCGAGGCGCAGGCGGACGCGGTGCCGGCGCTGCCAGGCCTGCATGAGGACCGAGTGTGGGGAGTGCCACTTCTGTAAGGACATGAAGAAGTTTGGAGGGCCCGGCCGGATGAAGCAGTCCTGCCTCCTGAGACAGTGCACGgcg cCGGTGTTGCCTCACACGGCGGTGTGTTTTGCGTGCGGCGAGGCGGGGAAGGAGGACACGGTGGACTCTGAGGAGGAGAAGTTCAGCCTCTCTCTGATGGAGTGCACCATCTGCAACGAAATCATCCACCCCAGCTGTCTCAAG ATGGGTAAAGCTGAAGGAATCATCAACGATGAGATCCCAAACTGCTGGGAGTGTCCAAAGTGCCACAAGGAGGGTAAAACCAGTAAG gacCAGGCGGACGGCTCGGGCAAGCGCAGGCTGGATAACGGGGAGGTGGGCCGCTGGAAGCTCACCGATGACCCTCCCCCTAAAAAGAAAGCCCCGCCCTCcctggaggagggggggaggacgGAGGGGGGACacaagaggaagaaggagaaggagctGCCTCAGGACAGCGGCCCCAAGAAGAAG atgaAGGGCGCCCACGAGAAACGCCTCAAAAAG AAACCCAAACAGGAGGCGGTGGAGTCGAACGGTCCCACCTcctcagctggaggaggagcaggaggaacaCAGGGCTCCTCAACTACCGCTACTTCTTCTCAGCCCGGGGGAGGAGGCGCTGGGGGAGGAGGCGCAGGGGGGACGTCGAGTGCCGACCAGCGCTCCCATCACAGAGAGAAACTGGAGCGCTTTAAGAGGATGTGTCTGCTGGAGCGTCGGCCAGAgtcgtcgtcctcctcctcctccagctccgaGTCCGACTCCGAGTCCGACTCTGACGACTCCCTGAGGGGGGAGCAGGCGGGAGGAGGCTCCTCaccttcatcctcctcccccGCCCCGCCTCCTCCCGTCGTCTACGGCAACAGCAGCGGGGGGCgggcggagagagagaggagtcgCAGcgagcgggagagagagagggagagggagcgaCGTCTGGCCGAGCTGGGCTTCAGCGCCAGTGAGGAGtcggagggggagggagggaggggggaggaggaggcgcgggaggaggagcagggaggggGGGAGAAGGCTCGgcggagagggggaggaggagaggcggGGTTACCTCCGCGAGGACGGAAAGGAGGACTgctggaaggagaggaggaggacacgCCCACCTCTGACAGGACCAGGAAAAACTCCGCCTCCCTCCCCCCGCCCTCACCCCTCTCCTCCAATCAGATGCCTCCGTCCTCACAGCACGACGGCTTCACGGGGAAGCAGCGCAGCAACGGGCAGGAGGCGCGCAACGGACGGACACGGGGAGGGacgggaggggggagggagggaggggagaaggaGAACGCCAGCGGCGTTCTGACCAATCACAGACACAGCGGGGGAGGAGGGGGCGGGACCAAAGGCAGCCGCGGCAACAAGATCCGTAGCAACAGTAAGAACCAGACGTCCAGaaacacctcctcctcctcctcctccatccccaCCTCAAacgggggaggagggggaggcggCCTGATGATGTCAGCGATGGCGGCGTCTCCCTGCTCGCAGCCGTCCCGCCTCGCCCCGCGCTCTCAGATGATGAAGCGCAGCCCGCCGGCCGTGCCCTCGCCCCCCCGGCCCGTTCAGATGGAGAGACACCTGGTGCGTCCCCCCCCCACCTGCCCCGAGCCCAGCTGTCTGCCGCTGGACTCTGGCTCCTCCCACATCATGACACGTGACGTGTGGCTCAGAGTGTTCACACACCTGAGCCAGAGagagctgtgtgtctgcatgagaGTCTGCCGCACCTGGAGCCGCTG GTGTTGTGATAAACGGTTGTGGACTCAGATCGACCTGAGCCGGCAGCGCTCCATCACCCCCCCCATGCTGAGTGGTATCATCCGCCGACAGCCCGTCTCCCTGAACCTGGGTTACACCAACATCTCCAAGAAGCAGCTGATGTGGCTCATCAACCGCCTACAAG GTCTGTTGGAGTTGAATGTGTCTGGTTGTCCGTGGCCGGCggtctctgctctgtgtcaggCCATCTGTCCCTGTCTGAAGCTGCTGGATCTCAGCAGAGTGGAGGACCTCAAAGACTCGCACCTGAGAGAGCTGCTGGCCCCCCCACCTGACACCAGGACAG CTCACGGTGAGACCAGAGTGGGGCGTTTCCAGAACGTGACGGAGCTGCGATTGGCCGGTTTGGACCTGTCGGACGCGTCGTCGCGTCTGTTGGTGCGATACGTTCCTCACCTGACCAGGTTAGACCTGAGTCAGTGTGGAAACGTCACAGACCAGACGGTGCACACCCTCACCTCCCCCATCTCCCCCCTGAGAGAGAGCCTCACCCACATCAACCTGGCAG GTTGTGTGAAGGTGACGGAGCAGTGTGTCCCGTTGCTGCGTCGCTGCCCCTCCCTGCGCTCctgctccctcctctcctctgagacCGGACAGCTGCTCTCCTTCCCTtcccacacctcctcctccacctccacctcatcctcctcttcctctgccaccACCGCGGTcgctgcttcctcctcctcctcctccacgtctgcctcctcctcctcctgtccttctgAAGACAGAACGCTGCTGAAGAACAGCTAA
- the zgc:158376 gene encoding F-box/LRR-repeat protein 19 isoform X2 → MSGSKALGGGAGGGARRRRTRCRRCQACMRTECGECHFCKDMKKFGGPGRMKQSCLLRQCTAPVLPHTAVCFACGEAGKEDTVDSEEEKFSLSLMECTICNEIIHPSCLKMGKAEGIINDEIPNCWECPKCHKEGKTSKDQADGSGKRRLDNGEVGRWKLTDDPPPKKKAPPSLEEGGRTEGGHKRKKEKELPQDSGPKKKKPKQEAVESNGPTSSAGGGAGGTQGSSTTATSSQPGGGGAGGGGAGGTSSADQRSHHREKLERFKRMCLLERRPESSSSSSSSSESDSESDSDDSLRGEQAGGGSSPSSSSPAPPPPVVYGNSSGGRAERERSRSERERERERERRLAELGFSASEESEGEGGRGEEEAREEEQGGGEKARRRGGGGEAGLPPRGRKGGLLEGEEEDTPTSDRTRKNSASLPPPSPLSSNQMPPSSQHDGFTGKQRSNGQEARNGRTRGGTGGGREGGEKENASGVLTNHRHSGGGGGGTKGSRGNKIRSNSKNQTSRNTSSSSSSIPTSNGGGGGGGLMMSAMAASPCSQPSRLAPRSQMMKRSPPAVPSPPRPVQMERHLVRPPPTCPEPSCLPLDSGSSHIMTRDVWLRVFTHLSQRELCVCMRVCRTWSRWCCDKRLWTQIDLSRQRSITPPMLSGIIRRQPVSLNLGYTNISKKQLMWLINRLQGLLELNVSGCPWPAVSALCQAICPCLKLLDLSRVEDLKDSHLRELLAPPPDTRTAHGETRVGRFQNVTELRLAGLDLSDASSRLLVRYVPHLTRLDLSQCGNVTDQTVHTLTSPISPLRESLTHINLAGCVKVTEQCVPLLRRCPSLRSCSLLSSETGQLLSFPSHTSSSTSTSSSSSSATTAVAASSSSSSTSASSSSCPSEDRTLLKNS, encoded by the exons ATGTCGGGCAGTAAGGCGCTGGGCGGGGGGGCTGGCGGGGGGGCGAGGCGCAGGCGGACGCGGTGCCGGCGCTGCCAGGCCTGCATGAGGACCGAGTGTGGGGAGTGCCACTTCTGTAAGGACATGAAGAAGTTTGGAGGGCCCGGCCGGATGAAGCAGTCCTGCCTCCTGAGACAGTGCACGgcg cCGGTGTTGCCTCACACGGCGGTGTGTTTTGCGTGCGGCGAGGCGGGGAAGGAGGACACGGTGGACTCTGAGGAGGAGAAGTTCAGCCTCTCTCTGATGGAGTGCACCATCTGCAACGAAATCATCCACCCCAGCTGTCTCAAG ATGGGTAAAGCTGAAGGAATCATCAACGATGAGATCCCAAACTGCTGGGAGTGTCCAAAGTGCCACAAGGAGGGTAAAACCAGTAAG gacCAGGCGGACGGCTCGGGCAAGCGCAGGCTGGATAACGGGGAGGTGGGCCGCTGGAAGCTCACCGATGACCCTCCCCCTAAAAAGAAAGCCCCGCCCTCcctggaggagggggggaggacgGAGGGGGGACacaagaggaagaaggagaaggagctGCCTCAGGACAGCGGCCCCAAGAAGAAG AAACCCAAACAGGAGGCGGTGGAGTCGAACGGTCCCACCTcctcagctggaggaggagcaggaggaacaCAGGGCTCCTCAACTACCGCTACTTCTTCTCAGCCCGGGGGAGGAGGCGCTGGGGGAGGAGGCGCAGGGGGGACGTCGAGTGCCGACCAGCGCTCCCATCACAGAGAGAAACTGGAGCGCTTTAAGAGGATGTGTCTGCTGGAGCGTCGGCCAGAgtcgtcgtcctcctcctcctccagctccgaGTCCGACTCCGAGTCCGACTCTGACGACTCCCTGAGGGGGGAGCAGGCGGGAGGAGGCTCCTCaccttcatcctcctcccccGCCCCGCCTCCTCCCGTCGTCTACGGCAACAGCAGCGGGGGGCgggcggagagagagaggagtcgCAGcgagcgggagagagagagggagagggagcgaCGTCTGGCCGAGCTGGGCTTCAGCGCCAGTGAGGAGtcggagggggagggagggaggggggaggaggaggcgcgggaggaggagcagggaggggGGGAGAAGGCTCGgcggagagggggaggaggagaggcggGGTTACCTCCGCGAGGACGGAAAGGAGGACTgctggaaggagaggaggaggacacgCCCACCTCTGACAGGACCAGGAAAAACTCCGCCTCCCTCCCCCCGCCCTCACCCCTCTCCTCCAATCAGATGCCTCCGTCCTCACAGCACGACGGCTTCACGGGGAAGCAGCGCAGCAACGGGCAGGAGGCGCGCAACGGACGGACACGGGGAGGGacgggaggggggagggagggaggggagaaggaGAACGCCAGCGGCGTTCTGACCAATCACAGACACAGCGGGGGAGGAGGGGGCGGGACCAAAGGCAGCCGCGGCAACAAGATCCGTAGCAACAGTAAGAACCAGACGTCCAGaaacacctcctcctcctcctcctccatccccaCCTCAAacgggggaggagggggaggcggCCTGATGATGTCAGCGATGGCGGCGTCTCCCTGCTCGCAGCCGTCCCGCCTCGCCCCGCGCTCTCAGATGATGAAGCGCAGCCCGCCGGCCGTGCCCTCGCCCCCCCGGCCCGTTCAGATGGAGAGACACCTGGTGCGTCCCCCCCCCACCTGCCCCGAGCCCAGCTGTCTGCCGCTGGACTCTGGCTCCTCCCACATCATGACACGTGACGTGTGGCTCAGAGTGTTCACACACCTGAGCCAGAGagagctgtgtgtctgcatgagaGTCTGCCGCACCTGGAGCCGCTG GTGTTGTGATAAACGGTTGTGGACTCAGATCGACCTGAGCCGGCAGCGCTCCATCACCCCCCCCATGCTGAGTGGTATCATCCGCCGACAGCCCGTCTCCCTGAACCTGGGTTACACCAACATCTCCAAGAAGCAGCTGATGTGGCTCATCAACCGCCTACAAG GTCTGTTGGAGTTGAATGTGTCTGGTTGTCCGTGGCCGGCggtctctgctctgtgtcaggCCATCTGTCCCTGTCTGAAGCTGCTGGATCTCAGCAGAGTGGAGGACCTCAAAGACTCGCACCTGAGAGAGCTGCTGGCCCCCCCACCTGACACCAGGACAG CTCACGGTGAGACCAGAGTGGGGCGTTTCCAGAACGTGACGGAGCTGCGATTGGCCGGTTTGGACCTGTCGGACGCGTCGTCGCGTCTGTTGGTGCGATACGTTCCTCACCTGACCAGGTTAGACCTGAGTCAGTGTGGAAACGTCACAGACCAGACGGTGCACACCCTCACCTCCCCCATCTCCCCCCTGAGAGAGAGCCTCACCCACATCAACCTGGCAG GTTGTGTGAAGGTGACGGAGCAGTGTGTCCCGTTGCTGCGTCGCTGCCCCTCCCTGCGCTCctgctccctcctctcctctgagacCGGACAGCTGCTCTCCTTCCCTtcccacacctcctcctccacctccacctcatcctcctcttcctctgccaccACCGCGGTcgctgcttcctcctcctcctcctccacgtctgcctcctcctcctcctgtccttctgAAGACAGAACGCTGCTGAAGAACAGCTAA